Genomic window (Halocalculus aciditolerans):
AGCGCGTTCCGCTGGCGCTCCGTCAACTCGACCGGGAGCGACTCGATGGTGACCGCCGGCTGGATGTCCTCCCAGGCGACCTGCCGGCGGCGAATCATCTCCGTCGTCGGATACGCGTCCTGAATCGCGTCCGTGACTCGGCGGACGTCCGCGTTGAACGGCACGTGCACCGTCACGTCGAACTCGCCGTTCGCGTCCACCACGGCGTGGTCGATGCCGCCGCCGACGGCGAGCAGGGCGGACAAGAGCGGCGGGTCCCGCGCTCGCACTTCCAGCGGCCGCGTCCCGTCCGCCGTCGACTCGCCCGCCGACACCGCCTCCCACTGCGGCACCGCCGCCGCGAGGTCGCGCGCCGCCGGGAGCGCCGCCTCGTCCACGGCCCCGTACACCACGAACTCGTCGTCGCTCACCGGAACCGCGTGGTCGAACCGAATCTCGCCGGACGGCGGCGCGGCGACGCCAGCCGTCTCGTAGAGGTCGTCGATGTGGAACTCTAGCTCGACGGCTTCGTCGCTCAGGAGCGCGCGCTTTCGCTCCGTCGCCGCGATAGCGTGCCCGACGACGTCGCCCAGCCGGCTGATGACCGCGCGCTCCTGGTGCTCGAACGCGTTCGGCCGCGCCGCGTACACGTTCAACACCCCGTAGGTCGCGTCGTCGTGCGTGAGCGGAATCGCCGCCGACGACCGGAAGCCGTACTCGGCGACGTCGCTCCGCCACAGCTGATAGCTCTCGTCCGTCACGATGTCCTGCGTCGTCTGCACCTCCCCCGTCCGGAACGCCCGCCCGGTCGGCCCGTCGCTGTGCTCGTCGCTCGGGTCGACCGAGATGGTGATGCCGTCGAGGTAGTCGGAGACGCCGGCCTCCGCGCGGGACGTCACGGTCTGCGTCGCCGGGTCCACGTCGCCGATCCACGCGAACAGGTAGGAGTCCGCGGCCGCGAGATGCTCGCAGACCGCCGTTTCGATCTCGCGGCGCGTCGACTGCTCGACGACCGCGTCCGTCACGCCCTGAACGACCTCCGTGACGTTCAGGAGCGCCGTGAGCTGCTCGCGCTGCCGGCGGAGGCGGTCCTCGTCGCGGCGGCGCGCGATGGCGGACGCGAGGATGTGCGCGACCGACTGCACGAACGTCACGTCGTGCTCGGAGAACGCCGTGACCGACGTGTCGTGCGTCCCCAGCACGCCCCACGGGTCGTCGGCCGGACCGATGACCGTGCTGATGCCGCCGCGCACGTCGTGGTCCGTGAGGAGCGACGGCCCGCTGAACCGCGTCTCGGCCGTCAAATCCTCGACGACGACCGGGTTCTCGCTCTCCAGCGTGTACGCCGCCTGCGACTCCTCGTCGACCGCCGACACCGACGCCGACCCGACGAGCCCGTCCCGCCAGCCGACGCCCTGCCGGAGCAGGAGCGACTCGTCTTCCGCGTCGAGGTC
Coding sequences:
- a CDS encoding PAS domain S-box protein, producing MESLTEALRETLAAFDESSGTPLTTTEVADRLDLGRRSTYDRLERLADRGRVETKAVGASARVWWRPADAARTGRTTTGEASDFGASAGSSEQSADASYLASIFENQRDLIYVFGADATLRRWNDPVVEVTGYANEELEGMSPTMFVADDAQAETLDAVVRALDGESVTVDLPLETAAGERIPYEFSATPIRDANGTVTGFTGIGRDVTDRQEKERELERRRAEAERELDDVFERVDEAVLGVDASWRIQYANDDAEALLGTSVASALGSRLDDLVPEFEARVPRESLREAVSTGEHAEFEFHADALDAWVEVRAYPSSSDDGLSLYLRDVTDRVERERQLRERVRQQEAVATLGQRALRGQDVDALLGDAVELVADVLDTDYCKVLDLDAEDESLLLRQGVGWRDGLVGSASVSAVDEESQAAYTLESENPVVVEDLTAETRFSGPSLLTDHDVRGGISTVIGPADDPWGVLGTHDTSVTAFSEHDVTFVQSVAHILASAIARRRDEDRLRRQREQLTALLNVTEVVQGVTDAVVEQSTRREIETAVCEHLAAADSYLFAWIGDVDPATQTVTSRAEAGVSDYLDGITISVDPSDEHSDGPTGRAFRTGEVQTTQDIVTDESYQLWRSDVAEYGFRSSAAIPLTHDDATYGVLNVYAARPNAFEHQERAVISRLGDVVGHAIAATERKRALLSDEAVELEFHIDDLYETAGVAAPPSGEIRFDHAVPVSDDEFVVYGAVDEAALPAARDLAAAVPQWEAVSAGESTADGTRPLEVRARDPPLLSALLAVGGGIDHAVVDANGEFDVTVHVPFNADVRRVTDAIQDAYPTTEMIRRRQVAWEDIQPAVTIESLPVELTERQRNALQAAYYAGYFERPRAATGGDVADSLGISQPTFSQHLRDAERKVLDALLANVGL